The Streptococcus mitis region ATGGCAATACCACTGCTTTAGAGGCAGTTTTGGCAGATGCTCGGGAGCTAGGAGTGGATGAATACTGGCTTTTGGGAGACATTCTCATGCCAGGAACAGGGCGTAGAAGGATTTTGGACTTGTTGGATCAACTACCGATTACGGCTAGAGTTTTGGGAAACTGGGAAGACAGTCTGTGGCATGGTGTCCGTAAGGAATTGGATAGTACTCGTCCCAGTCAACGCTATCTCTTACGCCAGTGCCAGTATGTTTTAGAGGAAATTTCCATAGAAGAAATTGAACTGCTCCACAGTCAACCACTCCGGATTCATCGTCAGTTTGGGACTTTGACGGTAGGAATTAGCCACCATCTTCCTGATAAGAACTGGGGGAGAGAGTTGATTCATACTGGAGCGCAAGAGGATTTTGACCGCTTGGTGACCAATCCGCCTTGTGATATTGCTGTTTATGGTCATATTCACCAGCAGTTGCTTCGTTACGGGACTGGTGGGCAATTGATTGTCAATCCGGGTTCAATTGGCCAGCCTTTCTTTCTAGATGCCCAGTTGCGGAAGGACTTGCGGGCCCAGTATATGATTTTAGAGTTTGATGACAAGGGCTTGGTAGATATGGACTTCCGACGGGTAGACTACGATGTGGCAGCTGAATTGCAGTTGGCTAAAGATCTTAAACTTCCCTATTTTGAGGTTTATTATGAAAGTCTGGTCAATGGTATCCACCATACTCATCATCAGGAATTTTTGAGAGAACTGGCCCAGAAAGAGGGCTATGATAGGGAATTAGATGCCTGGTTAAAAGGTGGTAATGATTGACATTACAACTAAAAAGGGTATAATAATAGAAAAAGAAGAGTAGAGGCAGGGTAGCCTCGTAAAAAGGAGAAGAGGATGCAAATTCCAAGTAGATTTACCATTGCGACTCATATGCTGATAATTATCGCTCTCAAGGGGCAGGAAAACAAGGTGACCAGTGATTTTCTGGCTGCTAGTGTCGGGGTCAATCCTGTTATTATCAGAAAGACCTTGTCCCAGTTGAAGAAGGCAGAGCTGATTTCAGTAGCGCGCGGAACGGGTGGAACAGAGATTGTTAAGGATCTCAAAGACATTAGTCTATTAGATGTTTATCAGGCGGTTGAGTGTCTTGGTAAGACAGGTCAACTCTTCAGTTTCCATGACAATCCAAATCCAAATTGCCCAGTCGGATCTCATATTCATGATGTTTTGGATCAAAAATTGGAGAGAATTCAGTTAGCTATGGAGGCAGAGCTTGGTCAGACCAGTCTAGAACAAGTCGTGGCCGATGCAGAGAGTCAGATGAAGGAGTAAGAGGGGTAGATGCCCTCTTTTTTTCTTTGGATAATTATGATAGAATGAACTCATAAAAGGAGGAAGAAATGTATCTCGTTATAGGAATTGTATTAGCATTTATAGTGTCATTTTGGAAGGATAATAGAAGTTTGTGGAATCCAGTATTATTCTTATTATCCCTCATTTCCAGTTATTTTTATCTAGGCTACCTTTTTTATCAAAATGGGTATGAGAAGATTCATTTCGCTTTTTTTATATTTCCCTTTATTTTACTTCCTTTTTTGCTTTTTCTAAGTGGCATCTTTCTAATCTATAATGGGGTCATTTTGTTGAAGCGAGAGGGACGTTCAAAGGCTAATTATCTCTCCATGCTCCTTGGAATAGTCATTTTGCTATTTTTTGCTTTGATGTCATTTCGATTGGGAGGACGACATGAATTATTTTACACCAATCACTTTCTAAATATTTTATTTGCATTTATTGCTTATTCTTACTTTATTTTTGGTTTTGCTTTTGTGGCTTTTATTCTGTACTCTATCTTATATCTCTTTATTCCTAAGAAGAAGCATTATGATTTTATTATCATTCATGGTGCAGGTTTGTTAGACGGAGAAAAGGTAACACCTTTGCTGAAGAGAAGAATTGATAAGGCAGTGGAAGCTTATCACAAGTCTAAGAATCCTCATATCAAAATCATTTCCAGTGGTGGTCAAGGAGGAGATGAGAAGATTTCTGAAGCGCAGGCCATTACAAACTATCTTCTTGAAGAGACAGATGTTCCCCAAGATGCGATTATTCTGGAAGATCAATCAAGGACTACCTACGAGAACCTTCTCTTTTCTAAGAAACTTGGTGAGGAACTGGTAGCCAAACCTCAATTCCTCTTTGTTACAAATGACTATCATGTTTTTCGTACCAGTACCTATGCGCGTAAGTTAAATATGAAGGGAGATGGCCTCGGATGTAGGACGGCAGGCTACTACATACCATCTGCTTTTATTCGGGAGTACGTAGCGCTCTGTGTCAAGATGAAATGGCTCTTCCTTGCCTTATATGTCCTGCTGTTAGTTATCATTTTGTTAGCCTATAAAGGGGTTATTTGGTAGTTAGATTTTATTAAAAAAGACTTAGAATGCACATGAAAGTCTGTGTTCTAGGTCTTTTGTTTTATATACATTTGATTTTTGAAAGCTACTATCTATTCTTCCAGGCTTGGTAACGGGTATCAATTAATAATTGGGTAAGACGTCCCATAGTTTCCCTTTCTTCTGGAGTGAGGAATTGAACTTGGACGAATAGATGACGAATGTGTTCGATAGCTTTTAAGGAAGACAGGTCATTGATGGAGCTAATCCCAGCATCTAGAATGGTGCCAAAGAAGAGGTCGAAATAGAGCTGGAGTTCCTCATCAGGGACTGTGGCCACCCATTCTTTGAAGGTTATGTCAATTTGTTGGCTATCACTGTTGGTTTTATCCAGTTGGACGAAGTGCTTGTCCTCAATCTGCCAACTAAAGGTATCGTGCTGGGCGATACCACCCAAGGCAGTACTGTGCACGATGATTTGGTGGTTAGGAATTTCCATCATCATACCGATAATAGACCCTTGTGGGATGAAGACCTTGGTTCTATCCATTATCCTTTGATAGCCCTCGGTTTGTGTCAGTTCTTTGTGGAGACCAGGCGCATCAAAGGTATAAACTGCTGTGATTTGATTTTGTAAACTTTTCTCAATTTGACTAGCCGCATAGATGGCTAGATTGCCTCCCTTGGAATGCCCAGCCAGAATGACCTTTTGCTTAGGATGTTGGGCAAAAAAGTTCTTTAAATAGCGGAGAGCGTGCTTTTGAGCAGGAATTTCCTTCATATAGGTCAGGTGGAAATCTTCCTTCCAGCCAATGATACTATCATCTGTCCCACGAAAGACAATCAGATAGGTATCGAGAGTGAGGCGGTAGGTCATAGCCGCAAACTGTTTTTGCAATTCAGGATCAATGTCATTGATAAAATGGGAGAGTTTGCAATTTTTGAAGCGCTTGTGTTGAGATAGCTCATCCAATAGCTGGAGACGATTTTTGCTGGTCAACATGTTAGGCTCCCTTGGAACCTGAGGTACCAGGTCTAAAAGTCGCTGAGGAACTGTAGAGACCAGATTATCAAAGGAGAGGTAGGTGGTTTCTGTTAAGGCTAGAATATCTAATTCATTCAAAGGAAGGTCGTAAAAGGAATCGTAAGCGACATCTTTCAGATAATCAAAAATATTGACCATAAGAGCTCCTTTCTTTTCTTTATCTTATCAAATTTCCCTCAAATTAGCTAGTAGGGTTGCCTCACTTTGTTATCTAAAAACAAGCTATTTCAAATTCATACTCTTCGAAAATCAAATTCAAACCACGTCAACGTCGCCTTGCCGTACTCAAGTACAGCCTACGGCTAGTTTCCTAGTTTGCTCTTTGATTTTCATTGAGTATCAGTTTCAGATCTTCTAGCATGGAAAAATCTGTTATAATAATAGAAAAGGAGAATCAGATGCACAAGATTTTATTAGTAGAAGATGATCAGGTCATTCGTCAACAGGTCGGGAAAATGCTCTCTGAATGGGGATTTGAAGTGGTTCTGGTAGAAGACTTTATGGAAGTTTTGAGTCTATTTGTTCAGTCGGAGCCTCATCTGGTCCTCATGGATATTGGATTGCCCTTTTTTAACGGCTATCACTGGTGTCAGGAAATTCGCAAGATTTCCAAGGTGCCTATCATGTTTCTGTCTTCGAGAGACCAGGCTATGGATATTGTCATGGCAATCAATAT contains the following coding sequences:
- a CDS encoding metallophosphoesterase family protein, with translation MTKIALLSDIHGNTTALEAVLADARELGVDEYWLLGDILMPGTGRRRILDLLDQLPITARVLGNWEDSLWHGVRKELDSTRPSQRYLLRQCQYVLEEISIEEIELLHSQPLRIHRQFGTLTVGISHHLPDKNWGRELIHTGAQEDFDRLVTNPPCDIAVYGHIHQQLLRYGTGGQLIVNPGSIGQPFFLDAQLRKDLRAQYMILEFDDKGLVDMDFRRVDYDVAAELQLAKDLKLPYFEVYYESLVNGIHHTHHQEFLRELAQKEGYDRELDAWLKGGND
- a CDS encoding Rrf2 family transcriptional regulator, which gives rise to MQIPSRFTIATHMLIIIALKGQENKVTSDFLAASVGVNPVIIRKTLSQLKKAELISVARGTGGTEIVKDLKDISLLDVYQAVECLGKTGQLFSFHDNPNPNCPVGSHIHDVLDQKLERIQLAMEAELGQTSLEQVVADAESQMKE
- a CDS encoding YdcF family protein, yielding MYLVIGIVLAFIVSFWKDNRSLWNPVLFLLSLISSYFYLGYLFYQNGYEKIHFAFFIFPFILLPFLLFLSGIFLIYNGVILLKREGRSKANYLSMLLGIVILLFFALMSFRLGGRHELFYTNHFLNILFAFIAYSYFIFGFAFVAFILYSILYLFIPKKKHYDFIIIHGAGLLDGEKVTPLLKRRIDKAVEAYHKSKNPHIKIISSGGQGGDEKISEAQAITNYLLEETDVPQDAIILEDQSRTTYENLLFSKKLGEELVAKPQFLFVTNDYHVFRTSTYARKLNMKGDGLGCRTAGYYIPSAFIREYVALCVKMKWLFLALYVLLLVIILLAYKGVIW
- a CDS encoding DUF2974 domain-containing protein, encoding MVNIFDYLKDVAYDSFYDLPLNELDILALTETTYLSFDNLVSTVPQRLLDLVPQVPREPNMLTSKNRLQLLDELSQHKRFKNCKLSHFINDIDPELQKQFAAMTYRLTLDTYLIVFRGTDDSIIGWKEDFHLTYMKEIPAQKHALRYLKNFFAQHPKQKVILAGHSKGGNLAIYAASQIEKSLQNQITAVYTFDAPGLHKELTQTEGYQRIMDRTKVFIPQGSIIGMMMEIPNHQIIVHSTALGGIAQHDTFSWQIEDKHFVQLDKTNSDSQQIDITFKEWVATVPDEELQLYFDLFFGTILDAGISSINDLSSLKAIEHIRHLFVQVQFLTPEERETMGRLTQLLIDTRYQAWKNR